From the Leptospira biflexa serovar Patoc strain 'Patoc 1 (Paris)' genome, one window contains:
- a CDS encoding DegT/DnrJ/EryC1/StrS family aminotransferase yields the protein MEKLAYLGGKKTINKELKPYISFGKEEIDSVQSVLQSGELSRFYGSWHEDFFGGKKVKEFESNWSKEFGIEYSVSVNSATSGLIAALGAVGVEPFDEVLVSPWTMCASATAILVWNAIPVFVDINPDNFNIDPTKIRSLITKKTKAIVVPDIFGQSAQLTEILKIAKEFGLKVIEDASQAPGAMYKGKKVGTNADIGVFSLNYHKHIHTGEGGVCVTADAKIAERLQLIRNHAEAVVGPKGEIDISNMIGFNFRLGEIESAIGIEQLKKLPSIAEQRIRAGALLNEGLKDLKGLKLPVPLEGCTHVYYMYGLIVDFDSLGVTREKLIEVLTAEGIPSLRPSYLNIHLLPMYQKRIAYGKSGFPWISPGETSKVTYEKGICPIAENLQDKSYIGFYFGGFALDDEEINLLIAAFRKVWNQLNLIK from the coding sequence ATGGAAAAGTTAGCTTACTTAGGTGGCAAAAAAACTATTAATAAAGAATTAAAACCATATATTTCCTTTGGAAAAGAGGAAATTGATTCGGTTCAATCTGTTTTGCAATCTGGTGAATTGTCTCGATTCTATGGTTCTTGGCATGAAGACTTTTTCGGTGGTAAGAAAGTAAAGGAATTTGAATCCAACTGGTCCAAAGAATTTGGAATAGAGTATTCAGTAAGTGTAAATTCAGCAACATCCGGTTTAATAGCCGCCTTAGGAGCCGTTGGTGTAGAACCTTTTGACGAGGTTTTAGTAAGTCCTTGGACTATGTGTGCTTCTGCCACTGCTATTTTAGTTTGGAATGCAATACCAGTGTTTGTTGATATCAATCCTGATAATTTTAATATTGATCCAACAAAAATTAGGTCATTGATCACAAAAAAAACGAAAGCAATTGTTGTACCTGATATTTTTGGTCAATCGGCTCAGCTTACTGAAATTTTGAAAATAGCGAAAGAATTCGGTTTAAAAGTAATTGAAGATGCCTCACAAGCTCCGGGAGCAATGTATAAGGGAAAAAAAGTAGGTACAAACGCAGATATTGGTGTGTTTAGTTTGAATTACCATAAACATATCCATACTGGAGAAGGCGGAGTTTGTGTTACTGCAGATGCAAAAATTGCAGAAAGACTGCAATTGATACGAAATCATGCGGAGGCAGTAGTCGGTCCCAAAGGTGAAATTGATATCTCGAATATGATTGGTTTTAATTTTAGATTGGGAGAAATTGAGTCAGCAATTGGAATTGAACAACTAAAAAAACTACCTTCAATTGCTGAACAGCGGATTCGTGCTGGTGCACTTTTAAACGAGGGTTTGAAAGATTTAAAAGGATTAAAACTTCCAGTGCCATTAGAAGGATGTACGCACGTTTATTATATGTATGGTTTGATTGTTGATTTTGATTCGTTAGGTGTTACTCGAGAGAAGTTAATTGAGGTTTTAACTGCAGAGGGAATCCCTAGTTTAAGGCCGAGTTATTTAAATATTCATCTACTTCCCATGTACCAAAAAAGAATTGCTTATGGTAAATCGGGTTTTCCATGGATTTCTCCTGGTGAGACAAGTAAAGTTACTTATGAAAAAGGAATCTGCCCTATTGCCGAGAACCTCCAAGATAAGAGTTACATTGGTTTTTATTTTGGCGGTTTTGCTCTGGACGATGAAGAAATAAACTTATTAATTGCAGCCTTTCGTAAAGTTTGGAATCAATTAAATTTAATTAAATGA
- a CDS encoding CDP-glycerol glycerophosphotransferase family protein — protein MLPNLSGKGVFVFSDPGGAKPVLAFLKLNQKLQNYKVFCDRSYDFFSDFDVPVTIYTEGDELKTGDTFDADFLFTGTSVNSSIEVKFIKAFKERKIKTYSFIDHYTRILPRYEWEGDYYFSDVICVLDEVAEKMVRLEIPNADVIVSGNYFQEYIRNWIPRVSRETFLQNLGIANTKKIILFAPDPISRANHLDHYGKSEYGFDEYSVFQNLLRALPKESQSEYVVVIKMHPNQDKETFLSFIKESGANVIIGDQFHTLTLLYYSNIIVGMFSNILIEGNILGAKVIRCLIDLKCDDPFEGKNVGEPAYDLNQMKDLILNYLNDQDDSK, from the coding sequence TTGTTACCAAATCTCAGTGGCAAAGGGGTGTTCGTATTTAGTGATCCAGGTGGAGCTAAGCCAGTTTTAGCATTTTTGAAGTTAAATCAGAAACTTCAAAACTACAAAGTTTTTTGTGATAGAAGTTATGATTTTTTCTCCGACTTTGATGTTCCGGTCACAATTTATACGGAAGGTGATGAGTTAAAAACTGGTGATACATTTGATGCAGATTTTTTATTCACCGGTACATCAGTTAATTCATCAATCGAAGTTAAGTTTATAAAGGCATTTAAGGAAAGGAAAATAAAAACCTATTCTTTTATCGATCATTATACTCGAATTTTGCCTAGATATGAGTGGGAAGGGGATTACTATTTTTCCGATGTAATTTGTGTGTTGGATGAAGTTGCAGAGAAAATGGTTCGGTTAGAGATACCTAACGCAGATGTTATCGTTTCTGGAAATTATTTTCAAGAATACATTCGAAATTGGATTCCTAGAGTAAGTAGGGAAACATTTCTACAAAATCTTGGAATAGCCAATACCAAAAAAATCATACTTTTTGCTCCAGATCCAATTAGCCGTGCGAATCATTTAGACCATTATGGAAAATCTGAATACGGATTTGATGAATACAGTGTTTTTCAAAATCTTTTAAGAGCGTTACCAAAAGAATCTCAATCAGAATATGTAGTTGTGATTAAGATGCATCCGAACCAGGATAAAGAAACTTTTTTATCATTCATTAAAGAGTCCGGAGCGAATGTCATCATAGGTGATCAGTTCCATACTTTAACTTTATTATACTATTCAAACATTATTGTTGGTATGTTTTCAAATATATTGATAGAAGGTAATATATTGGGAGCGAAGGTAATTCGGTGTTTGATCGACCTTAAGTGTGATGATCCCTTCGAAGGCAAAAATGTTGGTGAACCAGCCTATGATTTAAATCAAATGAAAGATCTTATTCTCAATTACCTCAATGACCAGGATGATTCAAAATGA